Proteins encoded within one genomic window of Verrucomicrobiales bacterium:
- a CDS encoding class I SAM-dependent RNA methyltransferase, with protein MQSFIPCGEPPSLGEVLQFDIHDLGFGGEGVGRCREFVIFVAGTIPGETVRAQVTEVKKQFARARLLEILTPSPDRTDPKCRYFGQCGGCQYQHVRYERQLEIKRKQVSDLLVRIGKFPADRVDAVLPCPAPYGYRNRIMVRSQWNKPAQKLDIGFLEAESRLVVDIDRCEIAEPGLNVQLTEVRKNPPPKGGIKVVLRIPPEDWVVPKDSFFQNNFFMLPGLVETVRGRLQDAGSSYLVDAYCGVGFFSLATAECFKSFRGVELDGMAIKAARTNMHNKGITNGEFVQGRSEDLLPSLVQSFPAAETTVILDPPRTGCGPEIIECLRAVAPRQIIYVSCHPATLARDLNILCQGGVFDLRRIVPVDMFPQTQHVECVADIRSMPGAAVGER; from the coding sequence ATGCAGTCCTTCATCCCGTGCGGGGAACCACCCAGCCTTGGCGAGGTGCTTCAGTTCGACATTCACGATCTCGGATTCGGTGGCGAGGGGGTTGGTCGATGCCGGGAATTCGTGATCTTTGTCGCCGGCACGATCCCAGGAGAGACGGTCCGCGCCCAGGTCACCGAGGTGAAAAAGCAGTTCGCCCGGGCGCGGTTGCTTGAGATCCTAACCCCGTCTCCCGACCGGACGGATCCCAAGTGCCGCTATTTCGGTCAATGCGGGGGGTGCCAGTACCAGCATGTGCGCTACGAGCGACAGTTGGAAATCAAGCGCAAGCAGGTCTCGGATCTGCTGGTCAGGATCGGCAAATTCCCGGCCGACCGGGTCGACGCGGTGCTGCCCTGCCCCGCCCCCTATGGCTATCGCAACCGGATCATGGTGCGCAGCCAGTGGAATAAGCCGGCTCAGAAACTCGACATCGGATTCCTGGAGGCGGAAAGCCGACTGGTGGTGGACATCGACCGATGCGAAATCGCCGAGCCAGGACTGAACGTCCAGCTGACTGAAGTCCGGAAAAATCCCCCACCCAAAGGGGGCATCAAAGTCGTGCTGCGCATCCCGCCGGAAGACTGGGTGGTGCCCAAGGACTCCTTCTTTCAGAACAATTTCTTTATGCTTCCCGGCTTGGTGGAGACCGTGCGGGGGCGGCTCCAGGACGCCGGCTCAAGTTACCTGGTCGATGCCTACTGCGGGGTGGGTTTCTTCAGCCTCGCGACCGCCGAATGCTTTAAGTCCTTCCGCGGAGTCGAGCTGGATGGCATGGCCATCAAAGCGGCGCGGACCAACATGCACAACAAAGGGATCACCAACGGGGAATTTGTGCAGGGCCGCTCAGAAGATCTCTTGCCTTCGCTGGTCCAGTCCTTCCCGGCCGCGGAGACAACCGTGATCCTAGATCCCCCCCGGACCGGCTGCGGTCCGGAAATCATCGAGTGCTTGCGGGCGGTGGCCCCCCGCCAGATCATCTACGTCTCCTGCCATCCGGCTACCCTCGCGCGGGATTTGAACATTCTCTGCCAAGGCGGTGTCTTTGATCTGCGTCGCATTGTGCCTGTGGATATGTTTCCACAGACTCAACATGTTGAGTGCGTTGCCGATATACGAAGCATGCCGGGCGCCGCAGTGGGCGAACGGTAA
- a CDS encoding HAD-IA family hydrolase encodes MASGIQAISFDVGGTLIEPWPSVGDVYAEVATESGYPCPDPQRITRQFVQAWQGRKSFGYTRQDWAEVVEKSFEGVLPSQVASRLFPLIYDRFTEARSWHLYPDVLPTLERLRAQGLRMAITSNWDERLDATLRALNLQDYFEVVTASGPLGYHKPTAAIFHATCEALQLQPKQVLHVGDSRSEDFGGSTDAGLQGLLLRRQHVAALEPHEINSLLGLRTSPTSFR; translated from the coding sequence ATGGCTTCGGGTATCCAGGCGATCAGTTTCGATGTGGGCGGAACCCTGATCGAGCCCTGGCCTTCCGTTGGCGATGTCTACGCCGAGGTAGCCACCGAGTCGGGCTACCCCTGCCCTGATCCACAGCGGATAACCCGGCAATTCGTTCAAGCCTGGCAGGGCAGAAAGAGTTTCGGCTACACGCGGCAGGACTGGGCTGAGGTCGTCGAAAAGAGCTTTGAGGGCGTGCTCCCCTCGCAGGTCGCGTCGCGACTGTTTCCGCTGATTTACGATCGCTTTACCGAGGCGCGCTCATGGCATCTCTACCCGGACGTGCTGCCGACGTTGGAACGGCTCCGTGCCCAGGGGCTGCGGATGGCGATCACCTCCAATTGGGATGAACGTCTCGACGCCACGCTCCGGGCCTTGAACTTGCAGGATTACTTCGAAGTGGTAACCGCATCGGGTCCCCTCGGCTACCACAAGCCCACCGCGGCGATCTTCCACGCCACCTGTGAAGCGCTGCAATTGCAACCGAAGCAAGTGTTGCACGTCGGGGATAGTCGCTCCGAAGACTTCGGTGGATCCACCGACGCTGGGCTCCAGGGACTGCTTCTACGGAGGCAGCATGTCGCCGCCCTAGAGCCGCATGAGATCAACAGCCTGCTTGGTCTACGGACAAGCCCGACGAGCTTTCGCTGA
- a CDS encoding iron-sulfur cluster assembly accessory protein, with amino-acid sequence MVTVTEKAAAQILVMQADQAENAGKPLRVYVEEGGCSGLQYGMTFDEKRDGDITREFFGVGVVVDSTSAEFLKGAVIDFSDALTGGGFKISNPNARTSCGCGKSFEA; translated from the coding sequence ATTGTCACGGTCACCGAAAAAGCCGCCGCCCAGATCCTGGTCATGCAAGCGGATCAGGCGGAGAACGCCGGGAAGCCTCTCCGGGTCTATGTGGAGGAAGGCGGCTGTTCAGGTCTTCAATATGGCATGACCTTCGACGAAAAACGCGATGGCGATATCACCCGCGAGTTCTTTGGAGTCGGTGTGGTGGTGGATTCGACCAGCGCCGAGTTCTTGAAGGGTGCCGTCATTGACTTCTCGGACGCTCTCACCGGCGGTGGGTTCAAGATCTCCAACCCCAATGCTCGAACCAGCTGTGGGTGCGGGAAGTCCTTCGAGGCCTGA
- a CDS encoding ClcB-like voltage-gated chloride channel protein yields the protein MADAQGTWQRCLDVFRRFVQKHWLMALKVRDRLRMSEEAFHLFIAGVVGIIGGLSQIAYYVCHQLLQLLFLGGSGDILVLAQSMSGWMRVLLPTLGGLAAGLVLHVGFRVLRSGPESNFLEAVVAGDGRLAVRPALVNALSSLLSISSGASIGKEGLVVQLAATIASRLGTLMDWPPYRLRLLVACGAASGLSAGCNAPIAGAVFAAQIVLGNFAMNLFAPVVFSSVIAIMVSRSFVDTGQWYVVPSFHFDRLGQLPWFLLLGGCCGLAGAWFLGGLGWAQGFFGRLRVPIYLKLGLGGLAVGLIALEFPEVWGNGYGATNKILGFKEGPQIFWMVCGLTVAKVAATIISVGSGAVGGIFTPTLFLGASLGSLFGAVLHLGGVAEELPVGVFALVGMGSVLAATTHSPLLAMIMAFELSLNYSLMPPLMLACVVSALVGRRFHPDSIYTEPLRRRGLEGDGARGSGATAQRVGDFMREPVPPIREDASFREIADRFLTGPNNFLPVLDGDQRLVGVVALQDLKDSLHEGALLNGIIASDLMRPVPQCLTPDLKLAEALPILIASELRNVPVIDSNHGRRLIGRIARAEVIGVMTEELTATRLK from the coding sequence ATGGCTGACGCACAGGGCACTTGGCAACGGTGCCTGGATGTTTTTCGAAGGTTTGTCCAGAAGCATTGGCTGATGGCGTTGAAGGTGAGGGACCGCCTCCGCATGTCGGAGGAGGCTTTCCATCTGTTCATCGCCGGGGTGGTCGGCATCATCGGTGGCCTCTCTCAGATAGCCTACTATGTCTGTCATCAACTGCTCCAGTTGCTGTTCCTGGGCGGGTCGGGCGACATCCTGGTCCTCGCTCAAAGCATGTCGGGCTGGATGCGTGTGTTGCTGCCCACGCTCGGGGGATTGGCTGCGGGCCTGGTCTTGCATGTGGGGTTCCGCGTTCTTCGATCGGGGCCGGAGAGCAATTTTCTGGAGGCAGTAGTGGCTGGGGATGGTCGGCTGGCCGTTCGTCCGGCCTTGGTGAACGCCTTGTCGTCGCTGCTCAGCATCAGCAGCGGCGCGTCCATCGGCAAAGAGGGGCTCGTCGTTCAGTTGGCCGCCACGATCGCGTCGCGGCTCGGGACGCTGATGGACTGGCCCCCTTATCGGCTGCGATTGCTGGTGGCCTGCGGGGCCGCCTCGGGGCTTTCGGCGGGCTGCAACGCGCCGATCGCGGGGGCCGTTTTTGCGGCCCAGATCGTGTTAGGCAATTTCGCGATGAACCTGTTCGCTCCGGTGGTGTTTTCCTCGGTGATCGCGATCATGGTTTCCCGCTCTTTTGTGGATACCGGACAGTGGTATGTCGTGCCGTCGTTTCACTTCGACCGGCTCGGGCAGCTACCTTGGTTTTTGTTGCTCGGGGGTTGCTGTGGGCTGGCGGGGGCTTGGTTCCTCGGCGGGCTGGGGTGGGCTCAGGGGTTTTTTGGGCGGCTTCGGGTGCCGATCTATCTCAAGCTGGGGCTCGGTGGCCTGGCGGTGGGGTTGATCGCTCTGGAGTTTCCAGAAGTGTGGGGCAATGGGTATGGTGCGACCAACAAGATTCTGGGCTTTAAAGAGGGACCTCAGATCTTCTGGATGGTTTGCGGCCTCACGGTCGCCAAAGTCGCCGCCACCATCATTTCGGTCGGAAGCGGGGCGGTCGGCGGCATCTTCACGCCCACTTTATTCCTGGGGGCTTCCTTGGGTAGTTTGTTCGGCGCCGTGCTCCATCTGGGCGGTGTGGCCGAGGAGCTGCCGGTCGGAGTGTTTGCGTTGGTCGGCATGGGCAGTGTGCTGGCAGCCACGACTCACTCGCCTCTGCTGGCCATGATCATGGCCTTTGAGTTGTCCTTGAACTACTCCTTGATGCCCCCGTTGATGCTGGCCTGTGTGGTGTCGGCTCTGGTGGGCCGGCGTTTCCATCCAGACTCCATCTACACCGAGCCGTTGCGTCGTCGCGGGCTCGAAGGCGACGGTGCTCGAGGGAGTGGAGCGACCGCCCAGCGCGTTGGCGATTTTATGAGGGAACCGGTTCCACCCATCCGCGAGGACGCCTCGTTCCGCGAGATCGCCGACCGCTTTCTAACCGGGCCCAATAACTTTCTGCCCGTTTTGGATGGTGACCAGCGACTCGTGGGTGTCGTTGCTTTGCAGGATCTCAAAGACTCCTTGCACGAGGGAGCTTTATTGAACGGGATTATCGCCTCGGATCTGATGCGGCCAGTTCCCCAGTGTCTGACCCCTGATTTGAAGCTGGCCGAAGCCTTGCCGATCCTGATCGCCAGCGAGCTGCGCAATGTGCCCGTGATTGACTCGAATCACGGACGCCGTCTGATCGGACGTATAGCCAGGGCCGAGGTCATTGGCGTGATGACGGAAGAGCTGACTGCGACGCGATTGAAATAA
- a CDS encoding tetratricopeptide repeat protein codes for MQTRETEHRASGLKWLPWILLAVIGVLYLLSMDRWLSQQNLPALAQINGWDWKPLAERPVHFLLTYPIRFLPLSVQPVLLSGLTFLAAMASLAMLIRTVLILPQERTRLQRQRVLDNRGILPASIGWLPASLALLVCALQLTFWQNATSFSNEMLDLVLFAYVVRAVAEFRIDGKDGWLHKAALAYGFGIANSFSMIAYLPLFLLTVAWVKGRPFFAFQFLMKFALLGSVGLLAYLIVPLAHIGSDASWLSFWEALRTYLGTQKSAIFSYGRVYALFLGSVSLLPLLGFAFRWGESGGDISGASHQVTAWLMHIIHGLFLVLGCLVAFEYQMTGVGSTEVSVRQLAASAGTPVVLTVYYLSAISLGYYAGYFYLVFGTPSIHKWGRPSAFGKVVNQILVGVLILTLIAVPGLLVYRNLGGMFSSYSGHLSTYSKRLVERIPDGSITISDTPLWFYLSQAGASYQGRQSKLTHVDSGGLMLGAYHKAMQKKLPARWGALSRDFGSRTLLDRSTVLRFLSDLSRSNLVYYTEPSFGFFFEGNYLEPAGMVYRLLPLPANRIEAPPLAREKIAAEDAFWRGMETSDFPSVIASIPKKASTSKDRFPKDTGAQILRTGYSRSLNWLGAKLFTEGQPDLADSYFEKALKLNPDNASAMINRAYLAHSRTNAQSQLAPSPEVLEKLKIYGGLQMLLRAAGPVIETGNMLLLARAFAEGQNLIQSAQLLQTVAKRSQDPMEYEVAIAKLLVEARRPEMALRIISNVREKAAGKYLTNVTNLMELVEIEAKSADRTDDLPRAEKLLKDTIASYPMEDMPFSTLVGIYIQRAAFEHRRGSTNRSREFLAAARQTLERQIQTQPSNVNAWVNYGAAFMRIDQYSEAVPALTKALEMDKDNRPALLNRAICYLKMNDLTRSQQDYERVRLLSPDVPYQVLYGLGEVAFRAKRNKDAIEFYEQYLKKAPSSAEAEEIRNRLRQLK; via the coding sequence ATGCAAACACGAGAAACTGAACATCGGGCCTCGGGGCTGAAGTGGCTTCCCTGGATACTTTTAGCGGTCATTGGGGTGCTATACCTGCTCTCCATGGATCGTTGGCTAAGCCAGCAAAATCTTCCCGCCTTGGCGCAGATCAACGGGTGGGACTGGAAACCGCTCGCCGAGCGGCCGGTCCACTTCCTCCTCACTTATCCCATCCGGTTCCTCCCCCTGTCGGTTCAGCCGGTGCTGCTGAGCGGATTGACCTTCTTGGCCGCCATGGCGTCACTCGCCATGCTGATCAGGACGGTTTTAATCCTGCCCCAGGAACGAACCCGGCTCCAGCGCCAGAGGGTCTTGGATAACCGCGGGATTCTGCCGGCGTCCATCGGCTGGCTGCCCGCCAGCCTCGCCCTGCTGGTCTGCGCGCTGCAACTCACCTTTTGGCAGAACGCCACCTCGTTCTCGAACGAGATGCTCGACCTCGTGCTGTTCGCCTACGTGGTAAGGGCGGTCGCTGAGTTTCGCATCGATGGCAAGGACGGATGGCTTCACAAGGCGGCGCTGGCGTACGGCTTCGGCATCGCAAATAGCTTTTCGATGATCGCTTACCTGCCCCTGTTCCTACTGACCGTTGCCTGGGTCAAGGGTCGCCCGTTCTTCGCCTTCCAGTTCTTGATGAAGTTTGCCCTGCTGGGTTCGGTCGGCCTCCTGGCTTATCTCATCGTCCCCTTGGCTCACATCGGTTCGGACGCTTCCTGGCTCAGCTTCTGGGAGGCCCTGCGAACCTACCTCGGCACTCAAAAATCGGCGATCTTCTCCTACGGCCGGGTTTATGCCCTATTCCTCGGTTCCGTCTCGCTGCTTCCGCTCCTAGGCTTCGCGTTCCGTTGGGGTGAATCCGGCGGGGACATCAGCGGGGCGTCTCATCAGGTGACCGCCTGGCTGATGCACATCATCCATGGCTTGTTCCTCGTGCTGGGCTGCTTGGTGGCGTTCGAATATCAGATGACGGGCGTGGGCTCAACCGAGGTCAGCGTCCGACAGCTGGCCGCCTCCGCGGGCACACCGGTCGTGCTCACGGTCTACTACCTCAGCGCGATTTCACTTGGCTATTACGCCGGTTATTTCTACCTCGTTTTCGGAACTCCTTCGATCCATAAATGGGGCCGTCCATCGGCATTTGGAAAGGTCGTGAACCAGATCCTCGTCGGGGTCCTGATACTCACGTTGATAGCGGTGCCTGGATTGCTGGTTTACCGGAACCTGGGCGGGATGTTTAGCTCCTACTCCGGACACCTCAGCACCTACTCCAAGCGCCTGGTAGAACGTATCCCAGATGGTTCGATCACCATCTCCGACACGCCGTTGTGGTTTTACCTCTCGCAAGCCGGGGCTTCATACCAGGGACGTCAATCCAAGCTCACGCACGTCGACTCAGGCGGCCTGATGCTGGGTGCCTACCACAAGGCCATGCAGAAGAAGCTGCCTGCCCGCTGGGGCGCCCTGAGTCGGGATTTTGGCAGCCGAACCTTGCTGGACCGATCCACAGTTCTTCGCTTCCTCAGCGACCTATCCCGCTCCAACCTGGTCTATTACACCGAGCCCAGCTTCGGTTTCTTCTTTGAGGGCAATTATCTGGAACCGGCCGGCATGGTTTATCGGCTGCTCCCGCTGCCGGCGAACCGAATCGAGGCCCCGCCCCTGGCCCGCGAAAAAATCGCCGCAGAGGACGCCTTCTGGCGGGGTATGGAAACGTCCGATTTCCCCAGTGTGATAGCCTCCATACCCAAGAAGGCCTCCACTTCCAAGGACCGCTTTCCTAAGGACACCGGTGCGCAGATTCTCAGGACAGGCTACTCGCGATCCCTGAACTGGCTCGGAGCCAAGCTCTTTACTGAGGGGCAGCCGGATTTGGCTGATTCTTATTTCGAGAAGGCCCTGAAGCTCAATCCCGACAACGCCTCGGCCATGATCAACCGGGCGTACCTGGCTCACTCGCGCACCAACGCCCAATCGCAACTGGCTCCCTCACCGGAAGTTTTGGAGAAGCTCAAAATCTACGGCGGTCTGCAGATGTTGCTCCGCGCCGCCGGACCGGTCATCGAAACCGGCAACATGCTCTTGCTGGCCCGCGCCTTCGCGGAGGGACAAAATCTGATCCAGTCCGCCCAGCTGCTTCAAACGGTCGCCAAGCGCAGCCAGGATCCCATGGAATACGAGGTCGCGATCGCCAAGCTGCTGGTGGAAGCGCGCCGGCCGGAGATGGCGCTTCGAATCATCAGCAACGTCCGTGAAAAGGCCGCTGGCAAGTATCTCACCAATGTTACCAACCTCATGGAGCTGGTCGAGATTGAAGCCAAATCCGCGGATCGCACCGATGACTTGCCGCGCGCAGAGAAACTGCTCAAGGACACCATCGCCTCCTATCCGATGGAGGACATGCCGTTCAGCACTTTGGTCGGCATCTATATCCAGCGCGCCGCGTTCGAGCACCGCCGGGGGTCAACCAACCGAAGCCGTGAATTCCTGGCGGCGGCGCGACAGACGCTCGAACGACAAATCCAAACTCAGCCCAGCAATGTCAACGCCTGGGTCAACTACGGGGCGGCGTTCATGCGCATTGATCAGTACAGCGAAGCGGTGCCCGCGCTCACCAAAGCCCTGGAAATGGACAAGGACAATCGTCCCGCTTTGCTGAACCGCGCCATCTGTTACCTTAAGATGAATGACCTGACTCGCTCTCAGCAGGACTATGAACGCGTTCGGCTGCTGTCGCCCGATGTGCCGTATCAGGTCCTGTATGGCCTGGGGGAGGTCGCCTTCCGCGCCAAGCGCAACAAGGATGCGATCGAGTTCTATGAGCAATACCTCAAGAAGGCTCCGAGCTCGGCCGAAGCCGAAGAGATCCGCAACCGCCTGAGACAGCTTAAATGA
- a CDS encoding DUF3500 domain-containing protein codes for MLHRHLSHFLGSLSLVCLLLSPRIASSEGAAAEMAEAAANLLFSLNPEQKSKASFDFSSDERLNWHFIPRARKGLPLKEMTAVQQRLAQVLLASGLSQRGYAKALTIMTLEQILRETEQGRTGMVRDEELYYVSIFGQPGDPKEWGWRVEGHHLALNFTIAKGDLVAASPSFFGTNPADVLEGPRKGLRVLGKEEDLGRALFKALSAEQQKVALLSATAPKDIFTEAQRRVKPLAEAGLAFGKMKKEQQAMLRELVLEYVNRYRSEIAGQDLAKIEKAGWSKLRFAWAGGTEKFQGHYFRVQGPTFLLEYDNVQNNNNHIHTVWRDFENDFGADVLQEHYQRSH; via the coding sequence ATGTTACACCGACATCTCTCTCATTTTCTAGGCAGCCTGAGTCTAGTGTGTCTCCTTCTGAGCCCTCGAATCGCATCCTCAGAGGGTGCCGCTGCGGAGATGGCCGAAGCCGCAGCCAACCTGCTGTTCTCCCTGAACCCCGAGCAGAAGTCGAAAGCCAGCTTCGATTTTTCGTCCGATGAACGGCTGAATTGGCACTTCATTCCGCGGGCCCGCAAGGGCCTGCCTCTTAAGGAAATGACGGCGGTTCAACAACGACTCGCCCAGGTGCTGTTGGCCAGCGGTCTCAGCCAGCGCGGCTACGCCAAAGCGCTCACCATTATGACGCTGGAGCAGATTCTCCGCGAGACTGAGCAAGGCAGGACGGGAATGGTCCGCGATGAAGAACTCTACTACGTCAGCATCTTCGGCCAACCCGGAGACCCCAAAGAATGGGGATGGCGCGTCGAAGGTCACCATCTGGCCCTCAACTTCACCATCGCTAAGGGTGACCTCGTAGCGGCCAGCCCTTCCTTTTTCGGCACCAACCCGGCCGATGTGCTGGAAGGACCTCGCAAAGGCTTGCGCGTGCTCGGCAAAGAAGAGGACCTCGGACGCGCGCTGTTCAAAGCCCTGAGCGCGGAACAACAAAAAGTCGCCTTGCTCTCCGCCACCGCCCCCAAAGACATCTTCACCGAAGCCCAACGCCGGGTGAAGCCGCTGGCGGAAGCTGGGCTCGCGTTCGGCAAGATGAAAAAGGAGCAGCAGGCCATGCTGCGCGAACTCGTCCTGGAATACGTCAACCGCTACCGCAGCGAGATCGCCGGCCAAGACTTGGCGAAAATCGAGAAAGCAGGCTGGTCTAAACTGCGTTTCGCCTGGGCGGGTGGGACCGAAAAATTTCAGGGCCACTATTTCCGGGTCCAAGGCCCCACCTTCCTACTCGAATACGACAACGTTCAAAACAACAACAACCATATCCATACGGTGTGGCGGGACTTCGAGAACGACTTCGGCGCGGATGTGCTCCAGGAGCACTATCAACGATCCCACTAG
- the psd gene encoding phosphatidylserine decarboxylase (Phosphatidylserine decarboxylase is synthesized as a single chain precursor. Generation of the pyruvoyl active site from a Ser is coupled to cleavage of a Gly-Ser bond between the larger (beta) and smaller (alpha chains). It is an integral membrane protein.), with amino-acid sequence MPLQPIQYYNRYTGRVESEVIYGGAWLRWTYGSPLGRLALHLLVKRAAFSRWYGWRMDSPRSRARILPFMRDYGISRDELLDSPESYGSFNEFFYRRLKPSARPVDGSPDSAVFPADGRHLGFATLDGCEGILVKGEVFDLEDLLQNADLARAYRHGSLVISRLCPVDYHRFHFPVAGTPGPTAMIEGPLFSVNPIALRQDIRILARNRRWITEIESPSFGRVLMLEVGATNVGSAISTYAAGQPVAKGAEKGFFKFGGSLTMCLFQPDRLQLSEDLLQRTAEGLELYARMGDRMGMAT; translated from the coding sequence ATGCCGCTACAGCCCATTCAGTATTATAACCGTTACACCGGCCGAGTGGAGTCCGAGGTGATCTACGGGGGCGCTTGGCTGCGCTGGACTTATGGGAGTCCGCTGGGCCGCCTCGCACTGCATCTGTTGGTGAAGCGGGCGGCCTTTTCCCGCTGGTATGGCTGGCGCATGGACTCGCCGAGGAGCCGTGCTCGCATCCTGCCTTTCATGCGCGACTATGGGATCAGCCGTGATGAGCTGCTGGATTCCCCGGAGAGCTATGGCTCTTTCAATGAGTTTTTCTATCGCCGGTTAAAACCCTCGGCCCGCCCCGTCGACGGCTCGCCGGACTCCGCTGTGTTTCCGGCGGATGGCCGCCATCTGGGCTTCGCGACGCTGGACGGCTGCGAAGGGATCCTGGTGAAGGGCGAAGTCTTCGACCTTGAGGACTTGCTGCAGAACGCCGACCTGGCGCGCGCGTATCGCCACGGGAGCCTGGTGATCTCCCGCCTCTGCCCGGTGGACTATCATCGGTTCCATTTTCCCGTCGCGGGAACCCCGGGGCCCACCGCGATGATTGAGGGACCTCTGTTCTCCGTCAACCCGATCGCCCTCCGTCAGGACATCCGGATCTTGGCGCGGAATCGTCGGTGGATCACGGAGATCGAGTCGCCGTCCTTCGGTCGGGTGCTGATGCTTGAGGTCGGAGCCACCAATGTCGGAAGTGCCATTTCGACTTATGCGGCCGGGCAGCCGGTGGCCAAGGGCGCAGAGAAGGGCTTCTTCAAGTTTGGAGGATCCCTGACCATGTGTCTTTTCCAGCCCGACCGCCTTCAGCTTTCGGAAGATCTGCTTCAACGGACCGCTGAGGGCCTGGAGTTATACGCTCGAATGGGCGATCGAATGGGGATGGCCACTTAA
- a CDS encoding putative Na+/H+ antiporter gives MTVAHLQNTSNSPRPRVGSVHRFRWPLWIGLLFLLCVGLPEAALAAAHPAAPAIDFPPPLSGYQDSGASGVLEILKRRVEQQPFNLWATLLFLGAVIHTFVTHKFRHLAHVFEERHALGAAERVARGEPAGSSSWARLFHFLGEVEAVFGVWVLPLVLLITLEFGSSTAVHYINHVVNYQEAMFVVVIMAISSTRPVLALAEAALRWVAGLGGGGPTAWWFSILTIGPTLGSFITEPAAMTISAALLAKQFYHLKPRPALAYASLGLLFVNVSIGGTLTHFAAPPVLMVAGAWGWDTPFMFLHFGWKSLLSILISNGIYYLVFRKDFALLSRSEAASSATSVREASRRPVPVWITLCHLSFMAFAVLNAHNPAITVGTLLFFMAFFEVTQDHQTELQLRPAILVGFFLAALVIHGGLQAWWIAPVLGSLSEVPLMIGAVFLTAFNDNAAITFLSTLVPNLSEGMKYAVVAGAVAGGGLTVIANAPNPAGQSLLNRFFQDGVSPLRLFLGALLPTVVTTVVYLSIR, from the coding sequence ATGACAGTGGCGCATCTCCAGAATACCTCGAACAGCCCGCGACCGCGGGTGGGTTCGGTGCATCGATTTCGCTGGCCTCTTTGGATTGGCCTCCTGTTTCTGCTCTGCGTCGGGCTGCCTGAGGCAGCACTCGCCGCCGCCCACCCAGCCGCTCCGGCCATCGATTTCCCGCCCCCCTTGTCGGGATACCAGGACTCGGGCGCGTCCGGCGTTCTGGAGATTCTGAAGCGTCGGGTGGAGCAGCAGCCCTTCAACCTGTGGGCGACCTTGCTTTTTTTGGGGGCGGTCATTCATACGTTCGTGACGCATAAGTTTCGGCATCTCGCCCACGTGTTCGAAGAGCGCCACGCCCTGGGAGCCGCGGAGCGGGTTGCTCGTGGCGAACCGGCCGGCAGCAGCTCCTGGGCACGGCTGTTCCACTTCCTTGGCGAGGTCGAGGCGGTTTTTGGTGTGTGGGTGCTCCCCCTGGTCCTCCTGATCACCCTCGAGTTTGGCTCATCGACCGCTGTGCACTACATCAACCACGTGGTGAACTATCAGGAGGCCATGTTCGTGGTGGTGATCATGGCGATCTCATCGACCAGGCCGGTGTTGGCCTTGGCAGAGGCGGCGTTGCGTTGGGTGGCCGGACTGGGTGGCGGCGGCCCTACGGCGTGGTGGTTTTCGATCCTTACCATTGGGCCCACATTAGGTTCCTTCATCACCGAACCGGCCGCGATGACCATCTCCGCGGCTCTGCTCGCCAAGCAATTTTACCACCTCAAGCCGCGTCCGGCGCTGGCGTACGCCAGCCTGGGGCTCCTGTTTGTCAACGTGTCCATCGGTGGAACCTTAACGCACTTCGCGGCGCCGCCGGTGTTGATGGTGGCGGGAGCCTGGGGCTGGGACACTCCGTTCATGTTCCTTCACTTTGGATGGAAATCTTTGCTCTCCATCTTGATTTCTAACGGAATCTATTACCTCGTGTTTCGGAAGGATTTCGCTCTCCTGTCTCGATCGGAAGCCGCCAGCTCTGCCACATCTGTCAGGGAGGCATCCAGACGTCCCGTGCCGGTCTGGATCACCCTCTGCCACCTGTCGTTCATGGCCTTCGCGGTGTTGAATGCCCACAACCCGGCGATCACCGTGGGAACCCTGCTGTTCTTCATGGCGTTCTTTGAGGTGACCCAGGATCATCAAACCGAGCTGCAGCTTCGGCCCGCGATCCTCGTCGGGTTCTTCCTGGCTGCGCTAGTGATTCATGGCGGTCTCCAGGCGTGGTGGATCGCACCGGTCTTGGGCAGCCTTTCCGAGGTCCCCCTCATGATCGGCGCCGTGTTTCTCACGGCCTTCAACGACAACGCGGCCATCACCTTTCTTTCCACCCTGGTTCCGAACCTGTCCGAGGGAATGAAATATGCCGTCGTGGCTGGGGCGGTGGCTGGCGGCGGATTGACCGTTATTGCCAACGCACCGAACCCGGCCGGTCAATCCCTGCTCAATCGCTTTTTCCAAGATGGCGTGTCTCCGCTGCGGCTGTTTCTGGGAGCTTTGCTTCCGACGGTTGTGACGACCGTTGTTTACCTCTCCATACGCTAG